A genomic segment from Cygnus atratus isolate AKBS03 ecotype Queensland, Australia chromosome Z, CAtr_DNAZoo_HiC_assembly, whole genome shotgun sequence encodes:
- the SMAD4 gene encoding mothers against decapentaplegic homolog 4 isoform X1 yields MDNMSITNTPTSNDACLSIVHSLMCHRQGGESETFAKRAIESLVKKLKEKKDELDSLITAITTNGAHPSKCVTIQRTLDGRLQVAGRKGFPHVIYARLWRWPDLHKNELKHVKYCQYAFDLKCDSVCVNPYHYERVVSPGIDLSGLTLQSSAPSSMLVKDEYVHDYEAQPSLSSAEGHSVQTIQHPPSNRASTEPYSTPAMLAPTEASTTSTTNFPNIPVASTSQPTSILTGSHSDGLLQIASGPQPGTQQNGFTAQPATYHHNSTTTWTGSRTAAYTPTIPHHQNGHLQHHPPMHPGHYWPVHNELAFQPPISNHPAPEYWCSIAYFEMDVQVGETFKVPSSCPIVTVDGYVDPSGGDRFCLGQLSNVHRTEAIERARLHIGKGVQLECKGEGDVWVRCLSDHAVFVQSYYLDREAGRAPGDAVHKIYPSAYIKVFDLRQCHRQMQQQAATAQAAAAAQAAAVAGNIPGPGSVGGIAPAISLSAAAGIGVDDLRRLCILRMSFVKGWGPDYPRQSIKETPCWIEIHLHRALQLLDEVLHTMPIADPQPLD; encoded by the exons ATGGACAATATGTCTATTACTAACACGCCAACAAGTAATGATGCTTGTCTGAGCATTGTTCACAGCTTGATGTGCCATCGCCAAGGTGGAGAGAGTGAAACTTTTGCCAAACGCGCAATTGAAAGTTTAGTTAAAAagctaaaggagaaaaaagatgaattgGATTCTTTGATTACAGCTATAACCACAAATGGAGCTCATCCTAGCAAGTGTGTTACAATACAGAGAACGCTGGATGGGAGGCTTCAG GTGGCTGGTCGCAAGGGATTCCCTCATGTGATTTACGCTCGTCTTTGGAGGTGGCCTGATCTTCATAAAAATGAACTCAAGCATGTTAAATATTGTCAGTATGCTTTTGACTTAAAATGTGACAGTGTCTGTGTAAATCCTTACCATTATGAGCGTGTAGTATCGCCTGGCATCG atctctcAGGACTGACACTACAGAGTTCTG CTCCGTCAAGCATGTTGGTGAAAGACGAATACGTTCACGATTATGAGGCGCAGCCATCGTTGTCTTCTGCTGAAGGACATTCAGTCCAAACCATCCAGCACCCGCCGAGTAACAGGGCATCTACGGAGCCTTACAGCACCCCAGCCATGTTAGCTCCTACCGAGGCTAGCACTACCAGCACCACTAACTTTCCCAACATTCCTGTGGCTTCAACAA GTCAACCTACCAGTATATTGACAGGTAGCCATAGTGATGGACTCTTACAGATTGCTTCAGGGCCTCAGCCAGGAACTCAGCAGAATGGGTTTACAGCTCAGCCAGCTACTTACCATCACA aTAGTACTACAACTTGGACTGGAAGTCGAACGGCAGCCTACACACCTACCATACCTCACCACCAGAATGGCCATCTTCAGCATCACCCACCTATGCATCCTGGACATTACT GGCCAGTTCACAATGAACTTGCATTCCAGCCTCCTATATCAAATCATCCTG CTCCAGAGTACTGGTGTTCAATTGCGTATTTCGAAATGGACGTGCAAGTCGGGGAAACGTTCAAGGTCCCTTCGAGCTGTCCGATTGTTACCGTCGATGGATACGTGGATCCTTCCGGAGGAGACCGCTTTTGCCTGGGCCAGCTTTCCAACGTGCATAGAACAGAAGCCATTGAGAGAGCAAG gttGCACATAGGTAAAGGGGTGCAGTTGGAGTGCAAAGGAGAAGGTGACGTGTGGGTTCGATGCCTCAGTGACCACGCGGTCTTCGTTCAGAGCTACTACCTGGATAGAGAAGCAGGGCGTGCGCCAGGGGATGCTGTTCACAAGATTTACCCAAGTGCATATATAAAG gtgtttgATTTACGCCAATGTCATCGTCAGATGCAACAGCAGGCTGCCACTgctcaagctgctgctgctgctcaagcTGCAGCAGTAGCAGGAAATATCCCCGGACCAGGATCAGTAGGTGGAATAGCCCCAGCCATTA GTttgtcagctgctgctggaattgGTGTAGATGACCTTCGCCGCTTATGCATACTCAGGATGAGTTTTGTAAAAGGTTGGGGACCTGATTACCCAAGACAGAGCATCAAAGAGACACCGTGCTGGATTGAAATTCACTTGCACCGTGCCCTCCAGCTTCTAGATGAAGTACTTCATACCATGCCTATCGCAGACCCACAACCTTTAGACTGA
- the SMAD4 gene encoding mothers against decapentaplegic homolog 4 isoform X2, translated as MDNMSITNTPTSNDACLSIVHSLMCHRQGGESETFAKRAIESLVKKLKEKKDELDSLITAITTNGAHPSKCVTIQRTLDGRLQVAGRKGFPHVIYARLWRWPDLHKNELKHVKYCQYAFDLKCDSVCVNPYHYERVVSPGIDLSGLTLQSSAPSSMLVKDEYVHDYEAQPSLSSAEGHSVQTIQHPPSNRASTEPYSTPAMLAPTEASTTSTTNFPNIPVASTNSTTTWTGSRTAAYTPTIPHHQNGHLQHHPPMHPGHYWPVHNELAFQPPISNHPAPEYWCSIAYFEMDVQVGETFKVPSSCPIVTVDGYVDPSGGDRFCLGQLSNVHRTEAIERARLHIGKGVQLECKGEGDVWVRCLSDHAVFVQSYYLDREAGRAPGDAVHKIYPSAYIKVFDLRQCHRQMQQQAATAQAAAAAQAAAVAGNIPGPGSVGGIAPAISLSAAAGIGVDDLRRLCILRMSFVKGWGPDYPRQSIKETPCWIEIHLHRALQLLDEVLHTMPIADPQPLD; from the exons ATGGACAATATGTCTATTACTAACACGCCAACAAGTAATGATGCTTGTCTGAGCATTGTTCACAGCTTGATGTGCCATCGCCAAGGTGGAGAGAGTGAAACTTTTGCCAAACGCGCAATTGAAAGTTTAGTTAAAAagctaaaggagaaaaaagatgaattgGATTCTTTGATTACAGCTATAACCACAAATGGAGCTCATCCTAGCAAGTGTGTTACAATACAGAGAACGCTGGATGGGAGGCTTCAG GTGGCTGGTCGCAAGGGATTCCCTCATGTGATTTACGCTCGTCTTTGGAGGTGGCCTGATCTTCATAAAAATGAACTCAAGCATGTTAAATATTGTCAGTATGCTTTTGACTTAAAATGTGACAGTGTCTGTGTAAATCCTTACCATTATGAGCGTGTAGTATCGCCTGGCATCG atctctcAGGACTGACACTACAGAGTTCTG CTCCGTCAAGCATGTTGGTGAAAGACGAATACGTTCACGATTATGAGGCGCAGCCATCGTTGTCTTCTGCTGAAGGACATTCAGTCCAAACCATCCAGCACCCGCCGAGTAACAGGGCATCTACGGAGCCTTACAGCACCCCAGCCATGTTAGCTCCTACCGAGGCTAGCACTACCAGCACCACTAACTTTCCCAACATTCCTGTGGCTTCAACAA aTAGTACTACAACTTGGACTGGAAGTCGAACGGCAGCCTACACACCTACCATACCTCACCACCAGAATGGCCATCTTCAGCATCACCCACCTATGCATCCTGGACATTACT GGCCAGTTCACAATGAACTTGCATTCCAGCCTCCTATATCAAATCATCCTG CTCCAGAGTACTGGTGTTCAATTGCGTATTTCGAAATGGACGTGCAAGTCGGGGAAACGTTCAAGGTCCCTTCGAGCTGTCCGATTGTTACCGTCGATGGATACGTGGATCCTTCCGGAGGAGACCGCTTTTGCCTGGGCCAGCTTTCCAACGTGCATAGAACAGAAGCCATTGAGAGAGCAAG gttGCACATAGGTAAAGGGGTGCAGTTGGAGTGCAAAGGAGAAGGTGACGTGTGGGTTCGATGCCTCAGTGACCACGCGGTCTTCGTTCAGAGCTACTACCTGGATAGAGAAGCAGGGCGTGCGCCAGGGGATGCTGTTCACAAGATTTACCCAAGTGCATATATAAAG gtgtttgATTTACGCCAATGTCATCGTCAGATGCAACAGCAGGCTGCCACTgctcaagctgctgctgctgctcaagcTGCAGCAGTAGCAGGAAATATCCCCGGACCAGGATCAGTAGGTGGAATAGCCCCAGCCATTA GTttgtcagctgctgctggaattgGTGTAGATGACCTTCGCCGCTTATGCATACTCAGGATGAGTTTTGTAAAAGGTTGGGGACCTGATTACCCAAGACAGAGCATCAAAGAGACACCGTGCTGGATTGAAATTCACTTGCACCGTGCCCTCCAGCTTCTAGATGAAGTACTTCATACCATGCCTATCGCAGACCCACAACCTTTAGACTGA
- the ELAC1 gene encoding zinc phosphodiesterase ELAC protein 1 isoform X3, translating to MSMDITFLGTGSAYPSPTRGASALVLRREGECWLFDCGEGTQTQVMKSHLKAGRITKIFITHLHGDHFFGLPGLLCTLSLQSSPDPNKPAVDIYGPIGLRNFIWRTMELSHSQLLFPYVVHELVPTRDQCPAEEFKEFSDLARDEVSPQEAQGRILHLDPVENSYLLFDNEQLVVKAFRLFHRIPSFGFVVEEKPRTGKLNVQKLKDLGVQPGPLYGRLKNGMAVVLENGRTVSPSDVLEDPIPGRKICILGDCSGVVGDAAARLCREADLLIHEATLDDTQEEKAREHGHSTPKVASDFARLCKVKKLVLTHFSQRYKPAAQVGEGDTDVTELKRQAEAVLGGQEVALAEDFMTIEIPMKK from the exons ATGTCGATGGATATCACTTTCCTCGGAACGGGCTCAGCGTATCCCTCTCCAACAAGAGGGGCATCAGCGTTAGTGCTTCGCAGAGAAGGAGAGTGCTGGCTCTTTGACTGCGGGGAGGGAACTCAAACACAAGTGATGAAAAGCCATCTAAAAGCAG GCAGAATAACCAAGATTTTCATAACTCATCTTCACGGTGACCATTTTTTTGGGCTTCCCGGCCTGCTGTGTACGCTTAGCCTCCAAAGTAGCCCTGACCCAAACAAACCAGCCGTCGATATTTACGGACCGATCGGACTGAGAAACTTCATCTGGAGGACCATGGAGCTCTCCCACTCCCAACTTCTCTTTCCCTACGTTGTCCATGAGCTTGTCCCTACGCGGGACCAGTGCCCTGCAgaagaatttaaagaattttctgaTTTGGCCAGAGACGAGGTATCTCCCCAGGAAGCCCAGGGGAGAATTCTCCACCTGGATCCCGTGGAAAACTCTTACTTGCTGTTTGACAACGAGCAGCTGGTTGTGAAAGCATTTCGCCTGTTTCACCGCATTCCTTCCTTTGGCTTCGTAGTGGAAGAGAAGCCCCGGACTGGTAAACTCAACGTACAAAAACTGAAAGACCTTG GAGTTCAGCCAGGTCCTTTGTACGGGAGACTGAAGAATGGAATGGCCGTCGTTCTAGAAAACGGGAGAACGGTTTCTCCTTCAGATGTCTTAGAAGACCCTATTCCTGGCagaaaaatttgtattttggggGATTGTTCGGGGGTGGTTGGAGACGCAGCCGCGAGGCTTTGCCGCGAAGCAGATTTGCTGATTCACGAAGCCACGCTGGACGATACCCAAGAGGAGAAGGCCAGAGAGCATGGCCATAGCACTCCAAAAGTGGCATCTGATTTTGCCAGGCTGTGTAAAGTTAAGAAACTGGTTTTGACTCACTTCAGCCAGCGGTACAAACCAGCTGCGCAGGTAGGTGAGGGAGACACCGATGTCACTGAACTGAAGCGACAGGCAGAAGCAGTGTTAGGTGGTCAAGAAGTAGCGTTAGCCGAGGATTTTATGACAATAGAAATCccaatgaaaaagtaa
- the ELAC1 gene encoding zinc phosphodiesterase ELAC protein 1 isoform X2, translating into MWHINTIKMSMDITFLGTGSAYPSPTRGASALVLRREGECWLFDCGEGTQTQVMKSHLKAGRITKIFITHLHGDHFFGLPGLLCTLSLQSSPDPNKPAVDIYGPIGLRNFIWRTMELSHSQLLFPYVVHELVPTRDQCPAEEFKEFSDLARDEVSPQEAQGRILHLDPVENSYLLFDNEQLVVKAFRLFHRIPSFGFVVEEKPRTGKLNVQKLKDLGVQPGPLYGRLKNGMAVVLENGRTVSPSDVLEDPIPGRKICILGDCSGVVGDAAARLCREADLLIHEATLDDTQEEKAREHGHSTPKVASDFARLCKVKKLVLTHFSQRYKPAAQVGEGDTDVTELKRQAEAVLGGQEVALAEDFMTIEIPMKK; encoded by the exons AT GTGGCATATCAACACAATTAAGATGTCGATGGATATCACTTTCCTCGGAACGGGCTCAGCGTATCCCTCTCCAACAAGAGGGGCATCAGCGTTAGTGCTTCGCAGAGAAGGAGAGTGCTGGCTCTTTGACTGCGGGGAGGGAACTCAAACACAAGTGATGAAAAGCCATCTAAAAGCAG GCAGAATAACCAAGATTTTCATAACTCATCTTCACGGTGACCATTTTTTTGGGCTTCCCGGCCTGCTGTGTACGCTTAGCCTCCAAAGTAGCCCTGACCCAAACAAACCAGCCGTCGATATTTACGGACCGATCGGACTGAGAAACTTCATCTGGAGGACCATGGAGCTCTCCCACTCCCAACTTCTCTTTCCCTACGTTGTCCATGAGCTTGTCCCTACGCGGGACCAGTGCCCTGCAgaagaatttaaagaattttctgaTTTGGCCAGAGACGAGGTATCTCCCCAGGAAGCCCAGGGGAGAATTCTCCACCTGGATCCCGTGGAAAACTCTTACTTGCTGTTTGACAACGAGCAGCTGGTTGTGAAAGCATTTCGCCTGTTTCACCGCATTCCTTCCTTTGGCTTCGTAGTGGAAGAGAAGCCCCGGACTGGTAAACTCAACGTACAAAAACTGAAAGACCTTG GAGTTCAGCCAGGTCCTTTGTACGGGAGACTGAAGAATGGAATGGCCGTCGTTCTAGAAAACGGGAGAACGGTTTCTCCTTCAGATGTCTTAGAAGACCCTATTCCTGGCagaaaaatttgtattttggggGATTGTTCGGGGGTGGTTGGAGACGCAGCCGCGAGGCTTTGCCGCGAAGCAGATTTGCTGATTCACGAAGCCACGCTGGACGATACCCAAGAGGAGAAGGCCAGAGAGCATGGCCATAGCACTCCAAAAGTGGCATCTGATTTTGCCAGGCTGTGTAAAGTTAAGAAACTGGTTTTGACTCACTTCAGCCAGCGGTACAAACCAGCTGCGCAGGTAGGTGAGGGAGACACCGATGTCACTGAACTGAAGCGACAGGCAGAAGCAGTGTTAGGTGGTCAAGAAGTAGCGTTAGCCGAGGATTTTATGACAATAGAAATCccaatgaaaaagtaa
- the ELAC1 gene encoding zinc phosphodiesterase ELAC protein 1 isoform X1, whose amino-acid sequence MSEICILLQEIFTNIFQGKGNLILTLKWHINTIKMSMDITFLGTGSAYPSPTRGASALVLRREGECWLFDCGEGTQTQVMKSHLKAGRITKIFITHLHGDHFFGLPGLLCTLSLQSSPDPNKPAVDIYGPIGLRNFIWRTMELSHSQLLFPYVVHELVPTRDQCPAEEFKEFSDLARDEVSPQEAQGRILHLDPVENSYLLFDNEQLVVKAFRLFHRIPSFGFVVEEKPRTGKLNVQKLKDLGVQPGPLYGRLKNGMAVVLENGRTVSPSDVLEDPIPGRKICILGDCSGVVGDAAARLCREADLLIHEATLDDTQEEKAREHGHSTPKVASDFARLCKVKKLVLTHFSQRYKPAAQVGEGDTDVTELKRQAEAVLGGQEVALAEDFMTIEIPMKK is encoded by the exons ATGTCTGAAATTTGTATCCTACTCCAGgaaatttttacaaatatttttcaagggAAGGGGAATTTGATCCTCACTCTGAA GTGGCATATCAACACAATTAAGATGTCGATGGATATCACTTTCCTCGGAACGGGCTCAGCGTATCCCTCTCCAACAAGAGGGGCATCAGCGTTAGTGCTTCGCAGAGAAGGAGAGTGCTGGCTCTTTGACTGCGGGGAGGGAACTCAAACACAAGTGATGAAAAGCCATCTAAAAGCAG GCAGAATAACCAAGATTTTCATAACTCATCTTCACGGTGACCATTTTTTTGGGCTTCCCGGCCTGCTGTGTACGCTTAGCCTCCAAAGTAGCCCTGACCCAAACAAACCAGCCGTCGATATTTACGGACCGATCGGACTGAGAAACTTCATCTGGAGGACCATGGAGCTCTCCCACTCCCAACTTCTCTTTCCCTACGTTGTCCATGAGCTTGTCCCTACGCGGGACCAGTGCCCTGCAgaagaatttaaagaattttctgaTTTGGCCAGAGACGAGGTATCTCCCCAGGAAGCCCAGGGGAGAATTCTCCACCTGGATCCCGTGGAAAACTCTTACTTGCTGTTTGACAACGAGCAGCTGGTTGTGAAAGCATTTCGCCTGTTTCACCGCATTCCTTCCTTTGGCTTCGTAGTGGAAGAGAAGCCCCGGACTGGTAAACTCAACGTACAAAAACTGAAAGACCTTG GAGTTCAGCCAGGTCCTTTGTACGGGAGACTGAAGAATGGAATGGCCGTCGTTCTAGAAAACGGGAGAACGGTTTCTCCTTCAGATGTCTTAGAAGACCCTATTCCTGGCagaaaaatttgtattttggggGATTGTTCGGGGGTGGTTGGAGACGCAGCCGCGAGGCTTTGCCGCGAAGCAGATTTGCTGATTCACGAAGCCACGCTGGACGATACCCAAGAGGAGAAGGCCAGAGAGCATGGCCATAGCACTCCAAAAGTGGCATCTGATTTTGCCAGGCTGTGTAAAGTTAAGAAACTGGTTTTGACTCACTTCAGCCAGCGGTACAAACCAGCTGCGCAGGTAGGTGAGGGAGACACCGATGTCACTGAACTGAAGCGACAGGCAGAAGCAGTGTTAGGTGGTCAAGAAGTAGCGTTAGCCGAGGATTTTATGACAATAGAAATCccaatgaaaaagtaa